The Leishmania panamensis strain MHOM/PA/94/PSC-1 chromosome 19 sequence genome contains the following window.
TAACCCGTGTACCCTAACCCGTGTACCCTAACCCGTGTACCCTAACCCGTGTACCCtaacccgtgtaccctcacccgtgtaccctcacccgtgtaccctcacccgtgtaccctcacccgtgtaccctcacccgtgtaccctcacccgtgtaccctcacccgtgtaccctcacccgtgtaccctcacccgtgtaccctcacccgtgtAGCTGCCCACACCCCACACTAATGCCACAACCCTGGAAACAGGGGTGACGGTACGAGCGGGTGTGAAAAAAGGTGTAGCCTTTTTTTCATTGTGGGGGCGGGGTCGCATGAACATTTGTGCACTGCACATTGAGGACGTCCTAACAGTGCGGAGAGGAGGCTTGTGCTGAGGGAGACGTGACGTTTCGAGAACTCTCTTCTAGGCGACGAGTTCGTGGTCTGCCTTCTGGTCGTTATTCTGTGCGGATAGCGTGTTTTAGTGGACTGTGGAGGCctaggagagaagggagaggggagagaaagtaGGCGTGCTGGGTAACAGGTAGCAGAGGGCGACcgaaaagagaagatgcCCTTGCGCAGGTGCAAGGTGGGGTGGTAGAGGAGCAGTACTAGCGGTGATACGTACTGTTGGGCCCTTTGCATTTTTCTCCATTTGTTATACTTGTGCAGGTGGAGAAGTGCACATCTAGGAGGCGCGCGCTgtgcagggagagagacgcaatCGGATAACCCCAGCTCCAGCTTTCTTATATTCGCTTGTCGTTTTAGCTCTCAGCTGAGGAGAGCGACCACCACGCAAATAAACAACACGAGCATGTGAtagagaaaaacagaaggGCAAAAGAAGACTGGCAAAACAGGTTAGCAGCAATGCAAACAGGGGCGTGCCTCTGGGCGAGAGGAAGGCAAAGGAAGCAAAAAGGAATGAACACAAAAGAGCAGATTAGTCCGTGGTGTCCAGCCCAAGAAGTGGTCTTGTACGCCACGGAAACAAACACAAGTGCTTGTTGGCAACAGCGTAAGGAAGAGTGGCGAGACGCACGTGCCGCATCTCCTTCAAATGACCTGGAACTGCACAAGGAAAAAACCGACGAGAGCGATGATGAGGGTGACACAACAAAGATACAGGAAACAGTTCATGGGGCGCGTCTCCTTTATGAACTTTTTGAGCCGCCGCTCTACggcgcggagctgctggGTATTCTTGTCCATGGTCTGCTCCGATTTATCCAGCATCTCGTTCTGTATGTCAATCTGAGCGCCAATTTGAATGGCTAAATCGTGCAAGCGGCCAACGCCCTCCTTAAGGCGACTGAGCCCTGCTTCGATCTTTGCGTCGTGTGCCGCGATGGTCTGCATCTGCTCCTTGGTTGTCTCGTTGTCCTGAAGCCGGCCACCACCAGTTGTGTTGTCAACCAACTCCACATCGCCAGGCCCCAGGGTCTCGCCATTGCCGTTATCTTTTCGCCGCATGCCGAGTAGCTGCTGGCGTAGCTGAGCACGCTTTCCCAgctgcatctcctctgcGGTGTTGATTTGCCCCTTATCCACCTCGATGCGCTGTGCATCCATGTTCTGGAGGTTCTGCAGTGCGGTGACGCAGTTGTCGTACTGCGAGCGACGTCCCTCGTAGTTGCGCTCAAGTAACTGAACCTTGCTTGCCTTGGGCTTCTTTTTCCGGTTCTCTTTCGCCAGCCGGTGCTCTGCCTCGTCCACTAACTTGCGGAGCTCCACCAGTGTTCCCTCCATCTGTCGTAGGTCTTTGCGAATCTCGTTGGACTGCTGAATGGCCATGTGGTCCTGTCCGTGTTGTCGGCAGCCCTCGTTACGCTCGTTGATGTTGTTCTTGGTCCGTGTGGCAGCCTGAATGAAGGCATTCGTCAAGTCTTGGAAGGGGTCACCCGAGCTCTCTTGGTTCTCGCGCTCATCACTGGCGCCAGCTTTGGCACGTACGCGGTGAAGACGACGGATGGTGTCGCGCAAGGTAGAGCGCATCAGCCCATCGGTGTTAGGGATGTATTCcatttttgttgttgtttcgGCTGGGTGTGCAGTGCTGCGACGGTGATCCCTCGCGTGCACGCCAAATTGATACGAATAACGCCAGACGATGCAAATAAGGGCGCCGTGCTAGCGGGTACGTGTGTACTCGATGAAGCGGGCGTGCAGATCGtgtgaggcagagagagaacagtCAAAGTTTCAAACTCTCCCTtgcaaaaacaaaaagagcaTATGGCGGAGAGTCCGTTGAGCAACACCGTAAAACACCGATGGCGACGAGGAACAGCATAGACCGAGAACGACAAAGAAgcgcgagagagatgagctCGGATCACAGAAGCTTTTGTCTGAAGCACCGTTCATATTCGTGCAAGCAtagaggcagaagagagcCTTTCAAGCGGATCTAATGATTGCGACCTGTGGCACACAGTGGTGTCCTCCTCCAGTCAACGCTGAAGGGGGTAAAAATGGCGCTAGAACGATGAACAGGAATAGCTTATAGCACGCCTGTCCAGCAGCAAAGCCAAGTGTGACGCTTATGTAAGCTGAGGGACAGCAAACACGAAAATCAACGTACGCCAAATACGCTACACCaagcgaaggaaaacacgAAGCAACAAACAGACGGTTGCGAGCCAGTCACCGTCATATCAAGTTGCTTTCAACGTCTTGTGCATAGCATTggctctcttttgctttcttctgTGTTTTCGCCACAACATCGTCTATTGCGGACCCTCCTGACCGTCGtttgtgttttccttttttttcttctttggtgTTATttagaaaaaaaagtgatGCAGAGACGCAGccatacacacaggcacacaaacGCAGACGCCTTTGCGCAACGCGGACTGCTGAGCGAAGTTCGTGACAGAGGTAGGCTTTTGTGAGGAGACGAGCGCAGCATCCTTCACTTCTTTGCGGGTGCCCTCGCGGAGGGAGACGCGAAAAAGCAGTGAAAGAAAACAGCTGTGGCCGTTATGCTGCGGTCATGCATCCTGGGGGCGTGTGTCTGGGTAATGTTGTTGACCCCAGCAATCCCCGCTTGCTCCAtcaccccttcttctctcttttccttgccAAGACACAAAATGCTTTGAGAAAACGGAAGTGTGGTGCCACTCGCCATACACCGTCAACGCTCATCAGCCTCCTCTACcacacaccgccgccattTGTCGGCTGGGAAGCGCGGTTGAAGGGAACGGCAGACTGCTGGCGCAGAGCCGACTCGGGCACCTCACTGGAGCGGAAGCGAACGGGAAACGCATTGCCTGAGGTGCGCTGGTGCGAGAACGGCACCGCGGAAGGGTAAGAGTTGTACGGCGCCTGTGCCTGGGTGCCCATGAACGGCCGGGAAGCCGGTACACGCTCTGAGTTGTTCCAGTAGTCGAACTGGCTAGCCGAAGGCcaagcctgctgctgctgcgggggcTGCTGAATGCGCGAGTCGGTGCCAAGAGACCACTGCCGCGTGCCGAGGTTCGCCGTGTCGGGGCGGTATACAGCGTGCTGCTGGGCCGTCGGAGGAGGGGTCGGGGGCTTGCCAGCCTGGGCTGAGAACATGTAAAGGCCACGCTGCGTCTCTGCTGTCTGTGTCACACGGGGCGGCAGCTTAACGGAAACGACGCGCTCAATTTCCAGTACGTAGTGCGGCGGAATCACCAGTGCGGCGGGCGCCGGCGGCTCAGGGATCGACTCCACCTCGACCACGGCAGGGGCTTGGACGGTGGTGAttaccaccacctcctcctccgatgACTCCTCTGGCTGCGCATGGTCGGGTTGCTGCACAGGGTTGAGCTGGGTCTGAGGTAGCTCCGGCGTCTGCGCCTGTGACTCCACTCCCTTCTGCGGAGGGGGGGTTGCTTTAGCGCCGCGTCCCTCAGCCGCTGCGTTGGTGCGTTGGCGCACCATATCTGCAAACGACGGGCCACTACCATTCTTCGCCCATGTCGACCCTGACGCAATGTCACCCTTCACATGCACAACTGGTCCATGCGTCTTTTCTTCCGTAGTGGGCTTGCTCCTCTCGGTAGCAACAGCCGCTCCCGCCGGCGGACGGCGCGGACGCTCTTGGCGCTCTGGACGATTACGACGATCGCCACGCTCACCGCCCTCACGGCGCTCCCCATTGTCACGGCGCTCCGCATTgtcacggcggcgctgtagTCGCTCTGCCGGTGCACTACTGGagttggtggtggcgggctTTGATGAGTTCCGCTCTCTTGGAGCCTGGCGGGCCTCTGGCTTTGGGCCTGCGCTCATTTTCAAGAGAAAAGTAGCACCTGTTCGCTCTTGATCGTTTTTTGCTTGGCTCTCTCGTCCAAGGTTGGAAGTAATGCTTCTTGAAAAGAAGTGGAGGTTAGAGAAAAACAGCTAAGAAATCTCACGTGTGTTCACTAGCTGCGTggtttgtgcgtgtgtgggtacCCATCAAGGGGAAGAtgtgaggaagggggtggcggaaggagaagatggaaagaggggaaaacgGCCGGGAAACGATCTGAGCATGTGCACGACACCGAGCCCAAGTTGCTCAAGAGACCAGGATATAAATTGGGGGGTCAGTGAGAAAGAAGCCTAGGAACAAGAGACTCGAGTAGATGCACGGAGAAGGGAACAAGTGGAAGATGACGGCGCCTACTGCCCTCATCCATCTGTACCTTGCAGATGCGGAAGCCCACATCGCAGGCACCATCAATCCCCAACCTGCACCCTTCAAGTGCAGACACTGTTCATTTTTCACTTCATGTCCAGTACGCTGTCACACATACTTCATgttgagggaggggggaggagaataATAAAATGCTAAAANNNNNNNNNNNNNNNNNNNNNNNNNNNNNNNNNNNNNNNNNNNNNNNNNNNNNNNNNNNNNNNNNNNNNNNNNNNNNNNNNNNNNNNNNNNNNNNNNNNNNNNNNNNNNNNNNNNNNNNNNNNNNNNNNNNNNNNNNNNNNNNNNNNNNNNNNNNNNNNNNNNNNNNNNNNNNNNNNNNNNNNNNNNNNNNNNNNNNNNNNNNNNNNNNNNNNNNNNNNNNNNNNNNNNNNNNNNNNNNNNNNNNNNNNNNNNNNNNNNNNNNNNNNNNNNNNNNNNNNNNNNNNNNNNNNNNNNNNNNNNNNNNNNNNNNNNNNNNNNNNNNNNNNNNNNNNNNNNNNNNNNNNNNNNNNNNNNNNNNNNNNNNNNNNNNNNNNNNNNNNNNNNNNNNNNNNNNNNNNNNNNNNNNNNNNNNNNNNNNNNNNNNNNNNNNNNNNNNNNNNNNNNNNNNNNNNNNNNNNNNNNNNNNNNNNNNNNNNNNNNNNNNNNNNNNNNNNNNNNNNNNNNNNNNNNNNNNNNNNNNNNNNNNNNNNNNNNNNNNNNNNNNNNNNNNNNNNNNNNNNNNNNNNNNNNNNNNNNNNNNNNNNNNNNNNNNNNNNNNNNNNNNNNNNNNNNNNNNNNNNNNNNNNNNNNNNNNNNNNNNNNNNNNNNNNNNNNNNNNNNNNNNNNNNNNNNNNNNNNNNNNNNNNNNNNNNNNNNNNNNNNNNNNNNNNNNNNNNNNNNNNNNNNNNNNNNNNNNNNNNNNNNNNNNNNNNNNNNNNNNNNNNNNNNNNNNNNNNNNNNNNNNNNNNNNNNNNNNNNNNNNNNNNNNNNNNNN
Protein-coding sequences here:
- a CDS encoding Qb-SNARE protein, putative (TriTrypDB/GeneDB-style sysID: LpmP.19.0010); the protein is MEYIPNTDGLMRSTLRDTIRRLHRVRAKAGASDERENQESSGDPFQDLTNAFIQAATRTKNNINERNEGCRQHGQDHMAIQQSNEIRKDLRQMEGTLVELRKLVDEAEHRLAKENRKKKPKASKVQLLERNYEGRRSQYDNCVTALQNLQNMDAQRIEVDKGQINTAEEMQLGKRAQLRQQLLGMRRKDNGNGETLGPGDVELVDNTTGGGRLQDNETTKEQMQTIAAHDAKIEAGLSRLKEGVGRLHDLAIQIGAQIDIQNEMLDKSEQTMDKNTQQLRAVERRLKKFIKETRPMNCFLYLCCVTLIIALVGFFLVQFQVI
- a CDS encoding hypothetical protein (TriTrypDB/GeneDB-style sysID: LpmP.19.0020) translates to MVRQRTNAAAEGRGAKATPPPQKGVESQAQTPELPQTQLNPVQQPDHAQPEESSEEEVVVITTVQAPAVVEVESIPEPPAPAALVIPPHYVLEIERVVSVKLPPRVTQTAETQRGLYMFSAQAGKPPTPPPTAQQHAVYRPDTANLGTRQWSLGTDSRIQQPPQQQQAWPSASQFDYWNNSERVPASRPFMGTQAQAPYNSYPSAVPFSHQRTSGNAFPVRFRSSEVPESALRQQSAVPFNRASQPTNGGGVW